Proteins encoded together in one Solanum lycopersicum chromosome 7, SLM_r2.1 window:
- the LOC101252100 gene encoding uncharacterized protein codes for MGFGNRGIVADKWSGRLLWVCAIGSAIGFYMVAVERQTQNRAKMMAEALADAGSSIDASEKS; via the exons ATGGGATTTGGGAATAGAGGAATCGTTGCTGACAAATGGTCAGGGAGGCTTTTATGGGTCTGTGCAATTGGAAGTGCAATTG GTTTCTATATGGTTGCTGTGGAAAGACAAACTCAGAATAGAGCAAAAATGATGGCTGAAGCACTGGCTGATGCAGGATCAAGTATAGATGCCAGTGAGAAAAGTTGA